A genome region from Paramisgurnus dabryanus chromosome 12, PD_genome_1.1, whole genome shotgun sequence includes the following:
- the fabp7b gene encoding fatty acid binding protein 7, brain, b codes for MVDAFCGTWKLVSSDNFDEYLKALGVGFAVRQAANVVKPTVILSKEGDKVVLKNQTTLKTSEISFKLGEEFDETTGDGRHCKSTVFMDGDQLLHVQKWDGKETTFVREIKDGKLVVRATYEGVETVRTFEKA; via the exons ATGGTAGATGCATTCTGTGGCACATGGAAACTGGTCAGCAGTGATAACTTTGATGAGTACCTGAAAGCTCTAG GTGTTGGGTTTGCAGTAAGACAAGCTGCAAATGTGGTTAAACCCACGGTTATCCTCTCAAAAGAAGGGGATAAGGTTGTTTTGAAAAACCAGACTACTCTTAAGACCTCAGAGATCTCCTTCAAACTGGGCGAAGAATTTGATGAAACCACTGGAGATGGCAGGCACTGTAAA TCCACTGTGTTCATGGATGGCGACCAGTTGCTGCATGTGCAGAAGTGGGATGGAAAAGAGACCACCTTTGTCCGGGAGATCAAGGACGGAAAGCTGGTTGTT agaGCCACCTATGAGGGCGTAGAGACTGTGAGAACATTTGAGAAAGCATAA
- the pkib gene encoding cAMP-dependent protein kinase inhibitor beta, whose translation MTDVEPVVSDFAATGRTGRRNALPDILGSTAGPGAGDLPNKLAELSLGDDGEQGGESSSSADPPKETTEEQKGEGS comes from the exons ATGACTGATGTGGAACCTGTCGTCTCTGACTTTGCAGCCACAGGCAGGACCGGCCGGAGGAATGCACTGCCGGACATTTTAGGTTCCACGGCTGGTCCTGGAGCCGGAGACCTGCCTAATAAACTAGCTGAGCTTTCGTTGGGAG ATGATGGAGAACAGGGGGGAGAGAGCTCATCCTCAGCTGATCCACCTAAAGAGACCACAGAGGAACAGAAAGGAGAGGGTTCATAA